The Planctomycetota bacterium genome includes a region encoding these proteins:
- a CDS encoding DUF58 domain-containing protein, protein MARRIAARLAESRSLPHGARQRRAEDRTMNHTAIHSRMRHLAGIARLPLSRGRWSGTAGIQAGKGTGSSIEFQDQRAYLPGDDPRHINWLASARSGTPTMKLYRSEVAPRVDLVVDLSQSMFVDEAKAARTWELVYFALESALRQGGHLRIFALLRRADTAPVEVEVAAALAHDWPATVPAAPGLLADSLERVPLRSGSLRVFVGDLLDPSPPPATVARLAAHAGQTLLLVPVARAERAPDWPDAVEFEDCETGRRRRQVVDDAIRARYAAAYERHFAQWREAAARRGAGMARVFAEGELLAALRGEALAQGVVDIT, encoded by the coding sequence ATGGCGCGCCGAATTGCTGCGCGCCTGGCAGAGAGCCGCAGCCTGCCGCACGGCGCGCGGCAGCGCCGCGCCGAGGACCGCACCATGAACCACACGGCGATCCACTCGCGGATGCGGCACCTGGCGGGGATCGCCCGGCTCCCGCTGTCGCGCGGGCGGTGGAGCGGCACCGCCGGGATCCAGGCGGGCAAGGGAACCGGCAGTTCGATCGAATTCCAGGACCAGCGCGCCTACCTGCCCGGCGACGACCCCCGGCACATCAATTGGCTCGCTTCGGCGCGGAGCGGCACCCCGACGATGAAGCTGTATCGCTCCGAGGTCGCCCCCCGCGTCGATCTGGTCGTCGACCTCAGTCAGTCGATGTTCGTCGACGAGGCGAAGGCAGCGCGGACCTGGGAGCTGGTCTACTTCGCGCTGGAAAGCGCGCTGCGGCAGGGGGGCCACCTGCGGATCTTCGCCCTCCTGCGCCGCGCCGACACCGCTCCCGTCGAGGTCGAGGTGGCCGCGGCGCTGGCCCACGACTGGCCCGCCACGGTGCCGGCGGCGCCCGGTCTGCTCGCCGATTCGCTCGAGCGAGTGCCGCTGCGGTCGGGGTCGCTGCGCGTGTTCGTCGGCGATCTGCTCGACCCCTCGCCGCCGCCGGCGACCGTCGCCCGCCTCGCCGCCCATGCCGGGCAGACGCTGCTGCTGGTGCCGGTGGCGCGCGCCGAGCGGGCGCCCGACTGGCCCGACGCGGTCGAGTTCGAAGACTGCGAGACCGGCCGGCGCCGCCGGCAAGTCGTCGACGATGCCATCCGCGCGCGCTACGCGGCCGCCTACGAGCGCCACTTCGCCCAGTGGCGCGAGGCGGCGGCACGGCGCGGCGCGGGGATGGCGCGGGTCTTCGCCGAGGGGGAGCTGCTGGCGGCCCTCCGCGGCGAGGCCCTCGCGCAGGGCGTCGTCGACATCACCTGA
- a CDS encoding VWA domain-containing protein, with protein sequence MSLATPAWLLLAPLLVAAGWQWRSLGLGRPVRAACLGLVVLLLADPQIRSRSDGLDLWLLVDRSDSAVDELTPRLREWEKLLAESAGPDDRILAVDFAAEAVPRGAQLRAGPGGTEYAGPRNATRLRSAVIRALAGADPARATRFLAFTDGYSTEPLTGVAEKLVERGIALDLRLPPSRGGVDFSIARLDLPHRAQPREALVAGVTVQGTVDGRVPLEVKRDGDVIGTLEVDVIDGLGQVRFSDRLIGAGAHRYEVRVLPTEDTRPGNDAAAGWVEIDGGRRVLLVTSLIDDPLAAVLERQGLEVEVIDDPPRAGVGALAGSAAVILNNVPASRLDAEFIAGLPLHVEAQGRGLAMIGGRYAFASGGWAKSPIDPLLPVDQELKQEQRKLSVALAIVIDRSGSMMATAGTTGMTKIALAGEGAARAIELLGKADLVAVIPVDSDPHPITPEPVAVATHRDELARASRRLVSEGGGIYCYQGLAAAWKMLRDVEIGQRHVILFADAADAEKPGDYKTLLAEMAAAQCTVSVIGMGSRTDVDAALLDDIALRGGGRIFYSADGSDLPALFQMETTTMARSAFLTDPVTVLGTPGWLELATEPLDWPAQVDAFNMTSLRPEASVAAVTGDEDAAPLMAFWQRGTGRVAAVTCPLGGEHSDTVRAWPGYADMASSLARYLMGPEPPAGIGLRARVDGTSVRFDLYHDDTWNERLAAAAPRLTVAAGGAGASTPIPWERLSPGHYLAAVDAADVDYVRAGVAVGEATLAVGPIGVTTNPEWTVDPRRLAEVRGVAGRSGGSELVDLTDVWSAPRPPAWQSLRRWLLPLLALAILADAFQTQTGWRWPTRREAR encoded by the coding sequence ATGTCGCTCGCCACACCTGCCTGGCTGCTCCTCGCGCCGCTCCTCGTCGCTGCCGGATGGCAGTGGCGCTCGCTCGGCCTCGGCCGCCCCGTCCGGGCGGCCTGCCTGGGGCTGGTCGTGTTGCTCCTGGCCGATCCGCAGATCCGCTCGCGGAGCGACGGCCTCGACCTGTGGCTGCTCGTCGATCGCTCCGATTCGGCGGTCGACGAGCTCACGCCGCGCCTCCGCGAATGGGAGAAACTGCTCGCCGAGTCGGCCGGGCCCGACGACCGGATCCTGGCGGTCGATTTCGCCGCCGAGGCGGTGCCGCGGGGGGCGCAGCTGCGGGCCGGGCCGGGGGGCACGGAGTATGCCGGCCCGCGCAACGCCACCCGGCTGCGCAGCGCCGTCATCCGCGCGCTGGCCGGGGCCGACCCCGCCAGGGCGACGCGGTTTCTCGCCTTCACCGACGGCTACTCCACCGAGCCCCTCACCGGCGTGGCCGAGAAGCTCGTCGAGCGCGGCATCGCCCTCGACCTCCGCCTGCCGCCGTCGCGCGGCGGGGTCGACTTTTCGATCGCCCGGCTCGACCTCCCGCACCGCGCCCAGCCGCGCGAGGCGCTGGTGGCAGGGGTCACGGTCCAGGGCACGGTCGACGGCCGCGTGCCGCTCGAGGTGAAGCGCGACGGCGACGTGATCGGCACGCTCGAAGTCGACGTGATCGACGGCCTCGGGCAGGTGCGGTTTTCCGATCGGCTCATCGGCGCGGGAGCCCACCGCTACGAGGTCCGCGTGCTGCCGACGGAAGACACGCGCCCCGGCAACGACGCCGCGGCGGGGTGGGTGGAGATCGACGGCGGCCGGCGCGTGCTGCTGGTGACGTCGTTGATCGACGACCCGCTGGCGGCGGTCCTCGAGCGCCAGGGGCTCGAGGTCGAGGTGATCGACGATCCGCCGCGCGCCGGGGTCGGGGCGCTGGCCGGCAGCGCGGCGGTGATCCTCAACAACGTCCCCGCCTCCCGCCTCGACGCGGAATTCATCGCCGGGCTGCCGCTCCACGTCGAGGCCCAGGGGCGCGGGCTGGCGATGATCGGCGGCCGGTATGCGTTTGCGTCCGGGGGGTGGGCGAAGTCGCCGATCGACCCGCTCCTGCCGGTCGACCAGGAGCTCAAGCAGGAGCAGCGCAAGCTGTCGGTGGCCCTGGCGATCGTCATCGACCGCTCGGGGAGCATGATGGCCACGGCGGGGACGACCGGCATGACGAAGATCGCGCTGGCCGGCGAAGGGGCGGCGCGGGCGATCGAGCTGCTCGGCAAGGCCGACCTCGTGGCCGTGATCCCGGTCGATAGCGATCCCCATCCGATCACGCCCGAGCCGGTGGCGGTGGCCACCCACCGCGACGAGCTGGCGCGGGCGTCGCGGCGGCTGGTGAGCGAGGGGGGCGGCATCTACTGCTACCAGGGCCTGGCGGCGGCGTGGAAGATGCTCCGCGACGTCGAGATCGGCCAGCGCCACGTGATCCTGTTTGCCGACGCGGCCGACGCCGAGAAGCCGGGGGACTACAAGACGCTCCTGGCCGAGATGGCCGCCGCGCAGTGCACGGTGAGCGTGATCGGGATGGGGAGTCGGACCGACGTCGATGCCGCCCTGCTCGACGACATCGCCCTCCGCGGCGGCGGCCGGATCTTCTACAGCGCCGATGGCAGCGACCTGCCGGCGCTGTTCCAGATGGAGACGACGACCATGGCGCGGTCGGCGTTTCTCACCGACCCGGTGACCGTCCTCGGCACCCCCGGCTGGCTCGAGCTGGCAACCGAGCCCCTGGACTGGCCCGCGCAGGTCGACGCCTTCAACATGACGTCGCTCCGCCCCGAGGCATCGGTCGCCGCGGTGACCGGCGACGAGGATGCCGCGCCGCTGATGGCGTTTTGGCAGCGCGGCACGGGGCGCGTCGCGGCGGTCACCTGCCCGCTCGGGGGCGAGCATTCCGACACGGTCCGCGCCTGGCCCGGCTATGCCGACATGGCAAGCTCTCTGGCCCGCTATCTGATGGGCCCCGAGCCCCCGGCGGGGATCGGCCTGCGGGCCCGCGTCGACGGCACGAGCGTGCGCTTCGATCTGTATCACGACGACACCTGGAACGAGCGCCTCGCCGCCGCCGCGCCGCGGCTCACCGTCGCCGCCGGCGGCGCCGGCGCCTCGACACCGATCCCCTGGGAGCGGCTGTCGCCCGGTCACTACTTGGCCGCGGTCGACGCCGCCGACGTCGACTATGTCCGTGCCGGCGTCGCCGTGGGCGAGGCGACGCTGGCGGTCGGGCCGATCGGCGTGACGACCAATCCCGAATGGACGGTCGATCCGCGTCGGCTGGCCGAGGTCCGCGGCGTGGCGGGGCGCAGCGGCGGCAGCGAGCTGGTGGACCTCACCGACGTCTGGTCGGCGCCACGACCGCCGGCATGGCAAAGCCTGCGGCGCTGGCTGCTGCCGCTCTTGGCCCTGGCGATCCTCGCCGACGCCTTCCAAACCCAGACCGGCTGGCGCTGGCCCACGCGCAGGGAGGCACGATGA